A section of the Pseudomonadota bacterium genome encodes:
- a CDS encoding ParB/RepB/Spo0J family partition protein has translation MTAKSKSGYVKGKLYSIHIASLNSDPDQPRKYVDAQALDELTASVKQYGVLEPVLFRQDSNQSLYLVAGERRCLAAQKAGITELPAIFVEGNYAEIALVENLLRQDLTPIEESEAMDRIMKEHSYKQEDLSNMLGKAVSTISETLSLNRLPQQIRDECRNNPSVPKRVLVEIARSKQESSMISQYQKYCRKNLSPEELKEERQKQKKPEAQIMLEALQNITIKINKLSLNKWSEPDRQELQTITNAIKDAVEIKLKETTATVGL, from the coding sequence ATGACAGCCAAAAGTAAATCAGGTTATGTTAAAGGTAAGTTGTACTCCATCCATATTGCATCTCTCAATTCCGATCCTGATCAGCCGCGAAAATATGTGGATGCTCAGGCCCTTGATGAACTTACCGCTTCCGTCAAGCAATATGGCGTGCTGGAACCCGTCCTGTTCCGCCAGGACAGTAATCAAAGCCTTTATCTTGTTGCCGGTGAACGCCGCTGTCTTGCCGCTCAGAAAGCTGGTATCACCGAACTGCCTGCAATTTTTGTTGAGGGCAACTATGCAGAGATCGCGCTCGTGGAAAACCTCCTCAGGCAGGATTTAACTCCTATTGAAGAATCAGAGGCCATGGACCGAATAATGAAGGAGCACTCATATAAGCAGGAAGATCTTTCAAATATGCTTGGTAAGGCCGTTTCCACCATATCCGAGACATTATCTCTCAACCGCCTCCCTCAGCAGATCAGAGATGAATGCCGTAATAACCCCTCTGTTCCAAAGAGGGTCCTTGTGGAAATTGCCCGAAGCAAACAGGAAAGTTCCATGATAAGCCAGTATCAGAAATATTGCCGCAAAAACCTCTCCCCTGAAGAACTCAAAGAGGAAAGGCAAAAGCAAAAGAAGCCTGAGGCGCAAATAATGCTTGAGGCACTGCAAAATATTACAATAAAAATAAACAAACTTAGTCTCAACAAATGGAGTGAGCCTGACAGACAGGAGCTTCAGACCATAACAAACGCGATCAAGGATGCAGTGGAAATAAAGCTCAAAGAGACCACCGCTACGGTAGGCCTGTAA